One window of Gloeothece citriformis PCC 7424 genomic DNA carries:
- a CDS encoding MFS transporter produces the protein MIKEMWQFRGRYKILHLTWFAFFLSFVVWFNMAPLATAIKADFGLEESQIRTLAICNVALTVPARIIIGMLLDKYGPKITYSLLLMYAAVPCVIFAFADNFTQLVISRLALSLVGAGFVIGIRMVAEWFPPKEIGLAEGIYGGWGNFGSAAAAFTLPTLAAWIAFGAVNPATGEALLNWRFAIAGTGLIAALYGMFYYFNVENTPPGKAYQRPKSARGIEVTTQRDFWFLMLMNVPLVGILMVLAWRLKKVGLYDQSVLTIVLLALVGLYLFQAYNCWSANKDLMLGKKRYSAEERYNFSQVAILELTYFVNFGSELAVVSMLPAFFEGTFPLNAAQAGMIASTYAFMNLMSRPGGGLISDKLGSRKNTMAVLTLGMGIGYLMMGSVNSNWWLVAAILLTMACSFFVQAGEGSTFAIVPLIKRRITGQIAGNVGAYGNVGAVAYLTIFSLLPEWLGGGQTPSSAIIAQANTVFFQMMGIGAVIVAFLCWFFLKEPKGSFAEHYQEEEEEEDIGFSTTAETKQVFK, from the coding sequence ATGATTAAAGAAATGTGGCAATTTCGAGGTCGATATAAAATTTTACACTTGACCTGGTTTGCGTTCTTTTTAAGTTTTGTAGTCTGGTTTAATATGGCCCCTTTAGCCACCGCGATTAAAGCTGATTTTGGCTTAGAAGAAAGTCAAATTAGAACCTTAGCTATCTGTAACGTAGCTTTGACAGTACCAGCCCGTATTATTATTGGAATGTTGTTGGACAAATACGGCCCAAAAATTACTTATTCTTTATTATTAATGTATGCGGCTGTTCCCTGTGTTATTTTTGCTTTTGCCGATAACTTTACTCAATTAGTCATCAGTCGTCTCGCTTTGAGTTTGGTGGGAGCCGGGTTTGTCATTGGAATTCGCATGGTAGCAGAATGGTTTCCGCCTAAAGAAATCGGTTTAGCTGAAGGAATTTATGGCGGATGGGGCAATTTTGGCTCGGCGGCGGCGGCCTTTACTCTTCCCACCCTTGCGGCTTGGATAGCTTTTGGAGCGGTTAATCCAGCCACCGGAGAGGCTCTGTTAAATTGGCGTTTTGCGATCGCCGGAACCGGACTTATCGCGGCTTTATATGGGATGTTTTATTACTTTAATGTAGAAAATACTCCCCCAGGAAAAGCCTATCAACGTCCTAAAAGCGCTCGTGGGATTGAAGTGACGACTCAGCGAGATTTCTGGTTTTTAATGCTGATGAATGTTCCTCTCGTCGGAATTTTAATGGTCTTGGCTTGGCGTTTAAAGAAAGTTGGGTTATATGATCAAAGTGTGTTAACTATCGTTTTACTGGCTTTAGTGGGTTTGTATCTGTTTCAGGCTTATAACTGTTGGAGTGCTAACAAAGATTTAATGTTAGGCAAAAAACGCTACTCCGCCGAAGAACGTTATAATTTTTCTCAAGTTGCCATCCTCGAATTAACCTATTTTGTCAATTTCGGTTCAGAATTAGCGGTTGTCTCGATGCTTCCTGCCTTTTTTGAGGGAACTTTTCCCCTAAATGCGGCTCAAGCCGGAATGATTGCTTCTACTTATGCCTTTATGAATTTGATGTCTCGTCCGGGCGGAGGGTTAATTTCTGATAAATTGGGAAGTCGTAAAAATACAATGGCGGTTCTGACGTTAGGGATGGGAATTGGCTATTTAATGATGGGTTCAGTCAATTCAAATTGGTGGTTAGTGGCGGCAATTTTATTAACGATGGCTTGTTCTTTCTTTGTGCAAGCGGGAGAAGGATCGACTTTTGCTATAGTTCCTCTCATTAAACGTCGTATTACCGGTCAAATTGCCGGAAATGTGGGAGCTTATGGTAATGTAGGGGCAGTAGCTTACTTAACTATCTTTAGTTTACTCCCCGAATGGTTAGGAGGTGGACAAACTCCCTCGTCAGCGATTATCGCCCAAGCGAATACTGTGTTTTTCCAAATGATGGGGATTGGGGCTGTGATTGTTGCCTTTCTCTGTTGGTTCTTCCTCAAAGAACCCAAAGGATCTTTTGCTGAACATTATCAAGAAGAAGAAGAAGAAGAAGACATCGGCTTCTCCACGACAGCCGAGACAAAGCAAGTTTTTAAATAA
- a CDS encoding CmpA/NrtA family ABC transporter substrate-binding protein codes for MTRLSRRKFILTAGATAAGTLIIHGCSSSTSETATSSSPSPNASPVAASGTGPEVTTAKLGFIALTDAAPLIIAKEKGLFDKYGMTGVEVLKQASWPVTRDNLELGSQGGGIDGAHILTPMPYLMTLGTITKTKQPVPMYILARLNLNGQAISVSNNYQDLKVGTDSKALKEVFTKAKSSGKEMKAAMTFPGGTHDLWLRYWLAAGGIDPNTDISVVPVPPPQMVANMKVGNMEAFCVGEPWNAQLVNQKLGYSALVTGQLWKDHPEKALTLRKDWADQNPKAAKAILMAVMEAQQWCDKAENKEEMCQIISQDKWLKVPATDIIARSKGEIDFGTGEVKKDFPQLMKFWSDNASYPYKSHDLWFLTEEIRWGYIPADTDTKKLVDEVNREDLWREAALELNVPETEIPKSPSRGVETFFDGVTFDPEKPEDYLKSLKIKKV; via the coding sequence ATGACCAGATTATCCAGAAGAAAATTCATTTTAACAGCAGGGGCAACCGCCGCCGGAACATTAATTATTCATGGGTGTAGCAGTTCTACTAGCGAAACAGCGACCTCTTCTAGTCCGAGTCCCAATGCTTCTCCGGTGGCGGCCAGTGGGACTGGGCCTGAAGTCACCACAGCAAAATTAGGATTTATTGCCCTAACCGATGCAGCCCCTCTAATTATTGCTAAAGAAAAGGGTTTATTTGATAAATATGGCATGACAGGGGTAGAGGTACTTAAACAGGCATCTTGGCCAGTTACTCGGGATAATTTAGAGTTGGGATCTCAAGGAGGAGGAATTGATGGGGCGCACATTCTGACTCCTATGCCTTATCTGATGACCTTGGGAACGATTACCAAAACAAAGCAACCTGTACCGATGTATATTTTGGCTAGGTTAAATTTAAATGGTCAGGCAATTTCTGTTTCCAATAATTATCAAGATTTAAAAGTAGGGACTGATAGTAAAGCCCTCAAAGAAGTATTTACCAAAGCCAAATCTTCAGGCAAAGAAATGAAAGCGGCGATGACCTTTCCGGGGGGAACTCATGACCTATGGTTACGCTATTGGTTAGCCGCCGGAGGGATTGATCCTAATACCGATATTTCTGTCGTGCCTGTACCTCCTCCCCAAATGGTGGCTAATATGAAAGTAGGCAATATGGAAGCTTTTTGTGTAGGAGAACCTTGGAATGCTCAATTAGTCAATCAAAAGCTTGGTTATAGTGCTTTAGTGACAGGCCAATTGTGGAAAGATCACCCAGAAAAAGCTTTAACTTTACGGAAAGATTGGGCTGATCAAAATCCTAAAGCTGCAAAAGCAATTTTAATGGCGGTCATGGAAGCACAACAATGGTGTGATAAGGCAGAAAATAAAGAAGAAATGTGTCAAATTATTTCTCAAGATAAATGGTTAAAAGTTCCGGCTACAGATATTATCGCACGGTCTAAAGGGGAAATCGATTTTGGCACAGGAGAAGTTAAAAAAGACTTCCCCCAATTAATGAAATTCTGGTCAGATAATGCTTCCTATCCTTATAAAAGTCACGATCTCTGGTTTTTAACAGAAGAAATCCGTTGGGGTTATATTCCAGCAGATACAGATACGAAAAAGTTAGTCGATGAAGTCAACCGAGAAGATTTATGGCGAGAAGCCGCACTAGAACTTAACGTTCCTGAAACTGAAATTCCTAAGAGTCCTTCTCGTGGGGTTGAAACCTTCTTTGATGGCGTGACTTTTGACCCAGAAAAACCCGAAGACTATTTAAAATCTCTCAAGATTAAAAAAGTTTAG